The following coding sequences lie in one Pan paniscus chromosome X, NHGRI_mPanPan1-v2.0_pri, whole genome shotgun sequence genomic window:
- the LOC129395278 gene encoding X antigen family member 5 — MSWRGRRYRPRRCLRLAQLVGPMLEPSVPEPQQEEPPTESQDHTPGQKREEDQGAAEIQVPNLEADLQELSQSKTGDECGDSPDVQGKILPKSEQFKMPEGGEGKPQL, encoded by the exons ATGAGTTGGCGAGGAAGAAGATATAGACCAAGACGATGTTTACGACTTGCTCAGCTGGTTGGGCCTATGCTT GAGCCCAGTGTGCCAGAGCCTCAACAAGAAGAACCACCAACTGAAAGTCAGGATCATACACCTGGTCAGAAGAGAGAAGAAGATCAGGGTGCAGCTGAGATTCAAg TGCCTAACCTGGAAGCTGATCTCCAGGAGCTGTCTCAGTCAAAGACTGGGGATGAATGTGGAGATAGTCCTGATGTCCAGGGGAAGATTCTGCCAAAATCAGAGCAATTTAAAATGCCAGAAGGAG GGGAAGGGAAACCACAGCTTTAA